One Candidatus Nitrososphaera evergladensis SR1 genomic window carries:
- a CDS encoding TfuA-like protein, with the protein MAKKPIIFLGPSLSHEKASKILPEAEFRPPAKKGDLLRLAASPDVSMVGLVDGVFLQDYPPTPIEVYQLARREGVLLAGAASLGALRAVELEKFGMVGIGRVFELYKGGKIDADDEVAVTFADGDFHLQSEAMVDIRYNLFLAHKKGIIGKDTKKALAKVAKATYFPHRNYPDIIEATRRKYRDSLNNYDDIDAFQTYIEKNRKSLKEMDAIKLVEFFKARLGAEKK; encoded by the coding sequence ATGGCAAAAAAACCAATAATATTTTTAGGCCCAAGCCTGAGCCACGAAAAGGCAAGCAAGATCTTGCCGGAGGCAGAGTTTCGGCCGCCGGCCAAAAAGGGCGACTTGCTGAGGCTGGCTGCAAGCCCCGATGTCTCTATGGTCGGGCTTGTCGACGGCGTGTTCCTGCAGGACTATCCCCCCACGCCGATTGAAGTGTACCAGTTGGCCAGGCGGGAAGGCGTCCTCTTGGCGGGGGCTGCAAGCCTAGGCGCGCTGCGCGCAGTTGAGCTGGAAAAGTTTGGCATGGTCGGCATCGGCAGGGTATTTGAACTGTACAAGGGCGGCAAGATAGACGCCGACGACGAGGTTGCAGTCACGTTTGCAGACGGAGATTTCCACCTCCAGTCAGAGGCGATGGTGGACATTCGCTACAACCTGTTCCTTGCGCACAAAAAAGGCATAATCGGCAAGGACACGAAAAAGGCGCTTGCCAAGGTTGCAAAGGCCACCTATTTTCCACACCGCAACTATCCCGACATTATCGAGGCGACGCGGAGGAAATACCGCGACAGTCTGAATAATTATGACGACATTGATGCCTTTCAAACATATATTGAAAAAAACAGAAAGAGCCTGAAAGAGATGGACGCAATCAAGCTGGTCGAGTTTTTCAAGGCCCGTCTTGGGGCGGAAAAGAAATAG
- a CDS encoding C2H2-type zinc finger protein: MEEDQVSCPYCGSAFKDKEQLSKHIDRIHHGSGLLEGDTTKW, translated from the coding sequence ATGGAAGAAGATCAAGTCAGCTGCCCCTACTGTGGTTCCGCCTTTAAGGACAAGGAACAACTTTCAAAGCACATCGACAGGATCCACCACGGTTCTGGCCTGCTTGAAGGCGACACCACGAAATGGTGA
- a CDS encoding SPFH domain-containing protein → MSTRTFLNFDRLVSQKGSGSQAIAGVVILIVGLAVANVIGSAALAYVVAIIGVAVIISAFLMIIKQYERAVILRLGRFQRQVGPGVQIRIPFADNILVIDVREKVREFTAERMLTKDNVPVTIDAILRYRIIEDRARDAILNVENFNDMIQQVSQTTLRNNIGASYFQDILSKREEVNKHIKEVIAEESRSWGIEVRGVEIRQVAIPKELEDAMSMQAQAEREKNARVTYGESEVLVAKQFEEAAKVYTDNPVAYALRQSNMLYESIKVQGNTIVMVPSESLNSIGFGNLALTQAYLDNIKSVAAAKAATAVADDKSGSEGEKKS, encoded by the coding sequence ATGTCTACCAGAACATTCCTTAATTTCGACAGGCTGGTCAGCCAAAAGGGTTCAGGGTCCCAGGCGATTGCAGGAGTGGTCATTCTTATAGTGGGGCTGGCAGTAGCCAACGTAATCGGGAGCGCAGCTCTGGCCTACGTGGTTGCGATCATCGGCGTTGCAGTGATAATCTCGGCGTTTCTCATGATAATCAAGCAGTACGAAAGGGCGGTGATTCTGAGGCTTGGACGGTTCCAGAGGCAGGTGGGGCCCGGCGTGCAGATTAGGATCCCGTTTGCTGACAACATTCTGGTGATTGACGTACGCGAAAAAGTGCGCGAGTTCACGGCAGAAAGGATGCTGACAAAGGACAACGTGCCAGTCACCATAGACGCGATCCTCAGGTACAGGATAATAGAGGACAGGGCCCGCGACGCCATACTGAACGTGGAGAACTTTAACGACATGATCCAGCAGGTCTCCCAGACCACCTTGCGCAACAACATCGGCGCGTCGTATTTTCAAGACATACTGTCCAAGAGGGAAGAGGTCAACAAGCACATCAAGGAGGTCATTGCGGAGGAGTCGAGGAGCTGGGGAATCGAGGTAAGGGGCGTGGAGATCCGGCAGGTTGCGATACCAAAAGAACTCGAAGACGCAATGTCGATGCAGGCGCAGGCCGAGCGGGAGAAGAACGCGAGGGTGACGTACGGCGAGTCGGAGGTCCTTGTGGCAAAGCAGTTTGAGGAAGCGGCCAAGGTATACACTGACAACCCTGTCGCGTACGCGCTCAGGCAGTCCAACATGCTGTACGAGTCGATAAAGGTGCAGGGCAACACGATAGTCATGGTCCCTTCAGAGTCGCTCAACTCGATAGGCTTTGGAAACCTTGCGCTGACGCAGGCGTACTTGGACAACATAAAGAGCGTGGCGGCGGCAAAAGCGGCTACTGCAGTGGCGGATGACAAGAGCGGAAGCGAAGGAGAAAAGAAGAGCTAA
- a CDS encoding PadR family transcriptional regulator has translation MGMWMFGEMRRRRGLRMWVITLLERSPKNGAEIMDEMEMMTKGWWRPSPGSVYPLLESLVQEGFIKKREDGKYELTQRTKEDMGWPYGSHAGQPRTVEDMLKEISGYVSYFEDLVKSDKSKIEPQKEKIKEIAERLAALSK, from the coding sequence ATGGGAATGTGGATGTTTGGTGAGATGCGCAGGAGGCGCGGATTGAGGATGTGGGTGATAACGCTGCTAGAGCGTTCGCCCAAGAACGGAGCAGAGATAATGGACGAGATGGAAATGATGACCAAGGGCTGGTGGAGGCCTTCGCCGGGATCGGTCTACCCCCTGCTTGAGAGCCTGGTACAGGAAGGATTCATCAAAAAGAGGGAGGATGGCAAGTACGAGCTGACGCAGAGGACAAAGGAAGACATGGGATGGCCCTATGGGTCCCACGCAGGCCAGCCAAGGACCGTGGAGGACATGCTCAAAGAGATAAGCGGCTATGTCTCTTATTTTGAAGATCTTGTCAAATCAGACAAGTCAAAGATAGAGCCGCAAAAGGAAAAGATAAAGGAAATAGCAGAAAGGCTGGCGGCACTGAGCAAATGA
- a CDS encoding TIGR00300 family protein produces MAAGKHEQEIEVKGHLIDSMILTRIFDHVMDLKGDFQVLEFTVGKKKKDPSYARLLVRGKDEEHLERILEAVYREGAQPVSVQEARLVPASADCVMPDDFYSTTNNPTQVFHSGRWIDVQNMMMDKCIVVDVKSMTAECKMIRDLKKGDMIVVGERGVKITPQERPREGVDIFQFMSSSSSSERPTQHIARKVADDIYNTKKEGGKIIVVSGPVLVHSGASEALARLIRMGYIDGLLAGNAIAVHDVENALLGTSLGMHVKDGTLAVRGHRNHMQAINEVFKAGGLKAMVEKKILKSGVMYECIKHDVPFVLAGSIRDDGPIPDVVTDVVEAQRRYKKVLKGAKMVLMFSTMLHSIAVGNMLPSSVKVVAVDISQPVVTKLVDRGTAQAVGIVTDVGAFLPIVADHLEEKVARRK; encoded by the coding sequence TTGGCAGCAGGCAAGCACGAGCAAGAGATCGAGGTCAAGGGACACCTCATCGACTCGATGATACTTACAAGGATATTTGACCACGTCATGGACCTAAAGGGCGACTTTCAGGTCCTCGAATTCACGGTAGGCAAGAAAAAGAAGGACCCAAGCTACGCCCGCCTGCTCGTGCGGGGCAAGGATGAGGAGCACCTTGAGCGCATACTGGAGGCCGTGTACCGGGAGGGCGCGCAGCCCGTCTCTGTGCAGGAGGCAAGGCTCGTGCCTGCAAGCGCCGACTGCGTCATGCCCGACGACTTTTACAGCACGACCAACAACCCCACGCAGGTTTTCCACTCTGGCCGGTGGATAGACGTCCAGAACATGATGATGGACAAGTGCATAGTTGTAGATGTCAAGAGCATGACTGCAGAGTGCAAGATGATCCGCGACCTGAAAAAAGGCGACATGATTGTAGTAGGCGAGCGCGGCGTGAAAATAACGCCGCAGGAGCGCCCGAGGGAAGGCGTCGACATTTTTCAGTTCATGTCAAGCTCCAGTTCCAGCGAGCGCCCCACGCAGCACATCGCCCGAAAGGTTGCAGACGACATTTACAATACCAAAAAAGAGGGAGGCAAGATAATCGTGGTTTCAGGCCCAGTGCTTGTGCACTCGGGAGCGTCAGAAGCGCTTGCGCGCCTTATCAGGATGGGCTACATCGACGGTCTGCTTGCAGGAAACGCAATCGCCGTCCACGACGTTGAAAACGCGCTTTTGGGCACGTCGCTTGGGATGCACGTCAAGGACGGCACGCTTGCTGTCAGGGGCCACCGCAACCACATGCAGGCCATAAACGAGGTGTTCAAGGCCGGCGGCCTGAAGGCGATGGTGGAGAAAAAGATCCTGAAAAGCGGCGTGATGTACGAATGCATCAAGCATGACGTGCCGTTCGTTCTTGCAGGCTCTATCCGCGACGACGGCCCGATACCCGACGTCGTGACAGACGTGGTGGAGGCGCAGCGCAGGTACAAAAAAGTACTAAAGGGCGCCAAGATGGTGCTGATGTTCTCGACAATGCTCCACTCCATTGCAGTCGGCAACATGCTCCCCTCGTCGGTAAAGGTGGTGGCAGTTGATATTAGCCAGCCCGTCGTGACAAAGCTGGTGGACAGGGGCACGGCGCAGGCAGTGGGCATCGTGACGGACGTTGGCGCGTTCTTGCCCATAGTGGCAGACCACCTTGAAGAAAAGGTGGCAAGGCGCAAGTAG
- a CDS encoding YcaO-like family protein, which translates to MPPRIELQSRKKWTVNGTSRIRPAQETLQKVMPLTKKIGVTRLADITDMDVLRIPNYSAVLPGTEDYIWVYSGKGPTREHAMASALMESIERYSSLPAGGPRNFVRASYAELSKSQKVLHPDEIVEPTRFEYRDDMLMDFLPGFDIANNNEEVMVPAPIALFRYNPPAPAVNPFSYFHTNGLASGNVMEEAVCHSLCEVIERDAMSVAELRASAIPFHVLRSIIHSLNAAGIQTKPMQADRFVDDPGIFPDVDISEVDFEPVRKLVKKFDRAAIPLIIKDITSDIGVPTFNASSIEWVTHDYGYLAEGHGTHPDARIALLRAITEVSQTRAANIQGARDDLRKIRYGENNTDDKRAWQFMPSTKKIKFSEVKTYFHEDILDDIKFILDRLRNAGLGRAIIVDLTNPDLAVPVVRAIVPGLETFKITKSVVGMRARALFRQWQKNQ; encoded by the coding sequence GTGCCTCCCCGGATAGAGCTGCAGAGCAGGAAAAAGTGGACCGTAAACGGCACCTCAAGGATAAGGCCGGCTCAAGAGACCTTGCAAAAGGTCATGCCCCTCACCAAAAAGATAGGGGTCACGAGGCTTGCAGACATTACGGACATGGACGTGCTCCGCATACCAAACTATTCGGCAGTCCTGCCCGGCACCGAAGACTACATCTGGGTGTACAGCGGCAAGGGCCCCACGAGGGAGCACGCGATGGCAAGCGCGCTCATGGAAAGCATCGAGCGCTATTCCTCATTGCCCGCAGGAGGCCCGCGGAACTTTGTCAGGGCAAGCTATGCAGAACTGTCAAAGTCGCAAAAAGTCTTGCACCCTGACGAGATCGTCGAGCCGACGCGCTTTGAGTACCGCGACGACATGCTGATGGACTTTCTTCCGGGCTTTGACATCGCCAACAATAACGAGGAGGTGATGGTGCCAGCCCCAATAGCGCTTTTCCGCTACAACCCGCCGGCCCCGGCGGTAAACCCGTTTTCATATTTTCACACAAACGGCCTTGCGTCTGGCAACGTGATGGAAGAGGCTGTCTGCCATTCGCTGTGCGAGGTCATAGAGCGCGACGCAATGAGCGTGGCAGAACTCCGCGCAAGCGCCATTCCCTTCCATGTCCTGCGAAGCATCATCCATTCGCTCAACGCCGCTGGCATCCAGACAAAACCAATGCAGGCAGACAGGTTCGTCGACGATCCGGGCATTTTCCCCGACGTCGACATTTCCGAAGTCGACTTCGAGCCTGTCAGAAAACTGGTGAAAAAATTTGACAGGGCCGCCATCCCGCTCATAATCAAGGACATCACGTCGGATATTGGCGTCCCCACGTTCAACGCAAGCAGCATCGAGTGGGTCACGCACGACTATGGCTACCTTGCAGAAGGCCACGGCACGCACCCTGACGCAAGGATTGCCCTTTTGAGGGCGATAACGGAGGTGTCGCAGACTCGCGCCGCCAACATACAGGGAGCGCGCGACGACCTGCGCAAGATAAGGTACGGCGAGAACAACACGGACGACAAGAGGGCCTGGCAGTTCATGCCGTCTACTAAAAAGATCAAGTTTTCAGAGGTCAAGACGTACTTCCACGAGGACATACTTGACGACATCAAGTTCATACTTGACAGGCTGAGAAACGCCGGCCTTGGCAGGGCGATAATCGTCGACCTGACAAACCCGGACCTTGCAGTCCCGGTCGTCAGGGCTATCGTGCCGGGGCTTGAGACTTTCAAGATAACAAAGTCGGTGGTGGGAATGAGAGCGAGGGCGCTTTTTAGGCAATGGCAAAAAAACCAATAA
- a CDS encoding cob(I)yrinic acid a,c-diamide adenosyltransferase, whose product MKIYTKTGDKGETGLIGGRRVSKADLRIVAYGAVDELNSSIGLAVSSLCGKEKVFSDLADVLTQVQNDLFIVGSDLADSDYPKSQYNTPRTDENMASALEPVIDKFESELEPITFFILPGGSAEASMLHVCRGVARRAETAAVALYRSESINPAIIMYLNRLADLLFVAARLANKRQGVPDVAWKKKKSSQ is encoded by the coding sequence ATGAAGATATACACCAAGACAGGCGACAAGGGCGAGACCGGCCTTATCGGAGGCAGGCGCGTCAGCAAGGCAGACTTGCGTATAGTGGCCTACGGAGCAGTGGACGAACTGAACTCCAGCATCGGCCTTGCGGTGTCGTCACTTTGCGGAAAAGAAAAGGTGTTTTCCGACTTGGCAGATGTCTTGACGCAGGTGCAAAACGACCTCTTTATAGTCGGCTCGGACCTTGCCGATTCCGACTATCCAAAAAGCCAGTACAACACGCCGCGCACAGACGAAAATATGGCCTCCGCGCTAGAGCCTGTCATCGACAAATTTGAATCAGAACTGGAACCGATAACGTTTTTCATACTGCCGGGCGGAAGCGCCGAAGCGTCGATGCTGCACGTGTGCAGGGGCGTTGCAAGGCGCGCCGAGACGGCCGCGGTGGCGCTCTACAGGTCAGAGAGCATAAACCCCGCCATAATCATGTACCTGAACAGGCTGGCAGACCTGCTGTTTGTGGCGGCAAGGCTTGCAAACAAGAGGCAGGGCGTGCCTGACGTGGCATGGAAGAAAAAGAAGTCGTCACAATAA
- the gatA gene encoding Asp-tRNA(Asn)/Glu-tRNA(Gln) amidotransferase subunit GatA, producing MLYRLDASQVANGVKNREFSAEEYIHQILERIEVVEPKVNALVTVNSKGAVEQARALDKKIRDGEAAGPLAGVAVSIKDNISTKGIRTTCASKMLDGYVPPYDATVVKRLQDAGAIVIGKANLDEFAMGSTTEFSRNGPTRNPWDISRVPGGSSGGSAASVAALECAISLGSDTGGSVRCPASFCSVVGLKPTYGLVSRYGLISYANSLEQVGPVGRTVADVAATLAAMAGQDDNDHTTAPGKPSYLVSKMPLRVGLVKEFVEDADPKVSKIVYSAYDTLEKEGCRCAEASMPSVQYALASYYTIAMAEASSNLARYDNVRYGFDMSPDGYEWNSYFAKSRSNFGEEVKRRIITGSYVLSSGYYGKYYLKAQQVRSLLRRELKSLFTQFDVLIGPTMPILPFPIGEKVDDPLKMYLVDVDTVVANLAGIPAISVPAGFSNNNLPIGLQFMADEFSEQTMFDAAYTFESVAKVQRSPDL from the coding sequence TTGCTGTACAGGCTCGACGCTTCGCAGGTTGCAAACGGCGTGAAAAACCGCGAGTTTTCCGCCGAGGAGTACATTCATCAAATACTGGAGCGCATCGAAGTCGTCGAGCCAAAGGTAAACGCCCTTGTAACGGTGAACAGCAAGGGCGCAGTAGAGCAGGCACGCGCCCTTGACAAAAAGATCCGAGACGGAGAAGCCGCCGGCCCTCTTGCCGGCGTTGCAGTAAGCATCAAGGACAATATTTCTACAAAAGGCATCAGGACGACGTGCGCCTCAAAGATGCTTGACGGCTATGTCCCTCCGTACGACGCGACCGTTGTCAAACGATTGCAGGACGCCGGCGCAATCGTCATCGGCAAGGCAAACCTCGACGAGTTTGCGATGGGCTCAACCACAGAATTCAGTAGAAACGGCCCGACCCGAAACCCGTGGGACATCTCCCGGGTGCCGGGGGGCTCGTCGGGCGGGAGCGCGGCAAGCGTCGCGGCGCTTGAATGCGCCATATCGCTTGGCTCTGACACCGGTGGCTCTGTAAGGTGCCCTGCAAGCTTTTGCTCTGTAGTGGGGCTAAAGCCGACGTACGGTCTGGTAAGCAGGTACGGGCTGATATCATACGCAAACAGCCTGGAGCAGGTCGGCCCGGTCGGAAGGACGGTCGCAGACGTTGCGGCCACGCTTGCCGCCATGGCAGGCCAGGACGACAACGACCATACCACTGCGCCCGGCAAGCCGTCGTACCTTGTAAGCAAGATGCCTCTCCGCGTAGGGCTCGTCAAAGAGTTTGTCGAAGATGCGGATCCCAAAGTGTCAAAGATAGTGTACAGCGCCTATGACACTCTTGAGAAAGAAGGCTGCCGGTGCGCCGAGGCTTCCATGCCGTCTGTGCAGTACGCGCTTGCATCATACTACACGATAGCGATGGCGGAAGCATCAAGCAACCTTGCCCGCTATGACAACGTCCGCTACGGCTTTGACATGAGCCCTGACGGCTACGAGTGGAACTCGTATTTTGCAAAGAGCAGGAGCAACTTTGGCGAGGAGGTCAAGCGCAGGATAATCACCGGCTCGTACGTGCTTTCGTCAGGCTATTACGGCAAGTACTACCTAAAGGCGCAGCAGGTGCGCTCGCTTTTGAGGCGCGAGCTGAAATCCCTGTTTACGCAGTTTGATGTGTTGATAGGTCCGACGATGCCGATCCTGCCGTTTCCTATAGGCGAAAAGGTAGACGACCCGTTAAAGATGTACCTCGTTGACGTTGACACTGTGGTGGCAAACCTCGCAGGCATCCCGGCGATCTCGGTTCCGGCCGGCTTTTCAAACAACAACCTGCCCATAGGCTTGCAGTTCATGGCCGACGAGTTTTCCGAGCAGACAATGTTTGACGCCGCTTATACGTTTGAAAGCGTCGCCAAGGTGCAGAGGAGCCCTGACCTGTAA
- a CDS encoding HD domain-containing protein produces the protein MVKDKDLTPFFDAVIGLKYVRRAGWAAKVGIKDPESVADHSFAMCAVGMALSDILGFDTRKVLKMIVLHDLAESAVGDYMPGEVSIIQKRQEEDGAMQKILACLPAKVRSDYAKIWREYLQDKTKEARFVHRIDKLEMALQAARYAKDGHPEELLAQFFDSAHKAVDIDDDILAEILKSLSPAQRMKNR, from the coding sequence ATGGTGAAAGATAAAGACCTAACTCCATTTTTTGACGCGGTCATTGGGTTAAAGTACGTCAGGCGCGCGGGGTGGGCTGCCAAGGTTGGAATCAAAGACCCGGAATCAGTTGCGGACCATTCATTTGCCATGTGCGCAGTCGGCATGGCGCTTTCGGACATTCTGGGTTTTGACACCCGGAAGGTGCTAAAGATGATAGTGCTACACGACCTGGCAGAATCTGCGGTGGGCGATTATATGCCCGGAGAGGTCAGCATAATTCAAAAGCGGCAGGAAGAGGATGGCGCGATGCAAAAGATCCTTGCGTGCCTGCCTGCAAAGGTAAGGTCTGATTATGCAAAAATCTGGCGCGAGTATCTGCAGGACAAGACAAAAGAGGCAAGGTTTGTGCACAGGATTGACAAACTAGAGATGGCCCTGCAAGCGGCAAGGTATGCAAAAGACGGGCACCCGGAGGAACTGCTGGCGCAGTTTTTCGATTCGGCGCACAAGGCAGTCGACATTGATGACGACATCTTGGCAGAAATCCTAAAGTCTTTAAGCCCGGCTCAGCGCATGAAAAACCGATAA
- a CDS encoding DUF7508 domain-containing protein, producing the protein MSEEQQQEWSEWLDFDSAHVNSVPEAAGVYLMHASMKVMRIGGSDNVRKSLQELLADPCASKAKRFHYMLTQSHASVAEQLVKDYKEKHQGKLPACMEEK; encoded by the coding sequence ATGAGCGAGGAGCAACAACAGGAATGGTCAGAGTGGCTTGACTTTGACAGCGCGCACGTCAACTCTGTCCCAGAGGCTGCAGGCGTGTACCTGATGCACGCAAGCATGAAGGTGATGCGCATCGGCGGAAGCGACAACGTCAGAAAATCCCTGCAAGAGCTGCTTGCAGACCCATGCGCAAGCAAGGCCAAAAGGTTCCACTACATGCTGACGCAGTCTCATGCGTCAGTGGCAGAGCAGTTGGTTAAGGACTACAAAGAAAAGCATCAGGGCAAGCTGCCTGCGTGCATGGAAGAGAAATAA
- the gatB gene encoding Asp-tRNA(Asn)/Glu-tRNA(Gln) amidotransferase subunit GatB, producing MEYKIGLEIHCQLTGARSKLFCPCSCDYRGKEPNANICPTCTGLPGTLPLLNKKAVEFAGMISLALGCKVPEEIMFYRKNYFYPDLPKNFQLTQYNAYGITSIGVDGKLEYGNGKSVRMRRVQLEEDPGRLVYEGGSMEKSTYTLVDYNRAGVPLVEIVTEPDFVDPKDVREFLNKVTSIVEHLGVCDTRLEGSVRCDTNVSVAGGHRVEIKNVGSFSEVEKALRYEMARQKTMVSRDIEVKAETRHWDDARKVTKESRSKEEEQDYRYFPEPDIPSIELGAGFISSLEQSMPELPDARKARFVSSLGLTPHVAQVLIDNKELADFFESAIKIYNSPKEVANWIVTDLMGFVDEKAKEEQHAMLAGLKVGPEHIADLAKLVEQNTINRATAKQILGQVVKTGEMPSQVAKKTQASKIDDAGALAQAIDAVFAAETAAVADAKKNPAAANFLLGKVMQHTRGRADPKTALELINKKLRES from the coding sequence ATGGAATACAAGATAGGCCTTGAAATCCACTGCCAGCTTACTGGCGCAAGGAGCAAGCTGTTCTGCCCATGCAGCTGCGACTATCGCGGCAAAGAGCCTAACGCCAACATCTGCCCGACCTGCACGGGCCTGCCCGGCACTCTGCCTCTTTTGAACAAAAAGGCGGTCGAGTTTGCCGGCATGATATCTCTTGCCCTTGGCTGCAAGGTCCCAGAGGAGATAATGTTCTACCGCAAGAACTACTTTTACCCTGACCTTCCAAAGAATTTCCAGCTCACGCAGTACAACGCCTACGGCATAACGAGCATCGGAGTCGACGGCAAGCTGGAATACGGAAACGGCAAGTCGGTGCGTATGCGCCGGGTGCAGCTGGAAGAGGACCCCGGCAGGCTGGTCTACGAAGGTGGCAGCATGGAAAAGAGCACCTACACCCTTGTCGACTATAACCGCGCCGGCGTGCCCCTTGTAGAGATTGTGACAGAGCCGGACTTTGTGGACCCAAAGGATGTAAGGGAGTTTCTGAACAAGGTAACGTCGATAGTAGAGCACCTTGGAGTCTGCGACACTAGGCTTGAAGGGTCGGTGCGCTGCGACACAAACGTTTCAGTCGCCGGCGGCCACCGCGTCGAGATAAAGAACGTCGGGTCGTTTTCCGAGGTGGAAAAGGCGCTCCGCTACGAGATGGCGAGGCAAAAGACGATGGTCTCCCGCGACATCGAAGTGAAAGCGGAAACTCGGCACTGGGACGACGCGCGCAAGGTGACAAAAGAGTCAAGGTCAAAAGAGGAAGAGCAGGACTACCGCTATTTCCCCGAGCCGGACATACCTTCAATAGAGCTGGGCGCAGGTTTTATCTCGTCGCTTGAACAGTCGATGCCCGAGCTTCCAGACGCGCGAAAAGCTAGGTTTGTTTCGTCACTTGGCCTGACCCCTCACGTTGCGCAGGTGCTGATAGACAACAAAGAGCTTGCCGACTTTTTCGAGTCGGCAATAAAGATCTACAACTCACCAAAAGAGGTTGCAAACTGGATAGTGACGGACCTCATGGGCTTTGTAGATGAAAAGGCCAAGGAGGAGCAGCACGCCATGCTTGCCGGCTTGAAGGTGGGGCCAGAGCACATTGCCGACCTTGCCAAACTGGTGGAGCAGAATACCATAAACCGCGCGACCGCAAAGCAAATCCTGGGCCAGGTGGTAAAGACTGGCGAGATGCCCTCGCAGGTGGCCAAAAAGACGCAGGCGTCTAAGATAGACGACGCCGGCGCGCTTGCTCAGGCAATCGATGCTGTCTTTGCAGCAGAAACGGCGGCAGTTGCAGACGCAAAAAAGAATCCTGCTGCGGCCAACTTTTTGCTTGGCAAAGTGATGCAGCATACAAGGGGCCGTGCGGACCCGAAAACCGCGCTTGAGCTGATAAACAAAAAGCTCCGGGAATCCTGA
- the msrB gene encoding peptide-methionine (R)-S-oxide reductase MsrB, with translation MSNKKKPADDDRDNFSHLSQEQREVCWNKGTEAPFTGKYWNSHEKGVYRCAACGAELFSSDTKFDSGTGWPSFYKPVKDANVKEETDTSYGMVRTEVMCSKCGAHLGHVFDDGPNPTGLRYCINSLSLDLEKRG, from the coding sequence ATGAGCAACAAGAAAAAGCCGGCTGATGATGATAGAGATAATTTCAGCCATCTATCGCAGGAGCAAAGAGAAGTATGCTGGAACAAGGGCACAGAGGCCCCGTTCACTGGCAAGTACTGGAACAGCCACGAAAAGGGCGTGTACCGCTGCGCGGCATGCGGTGCAGAACTTTTCAGCTCTGACACAAAATTTGATTCGGGCACCGGCTGGCCCAGCTTTTACAAGCCTGTCAAGGACGCAAACGTAAAGGAAGAGACGGACACAAGCTACGGCATGGTAAGGACAGAAGTCATGTGCAGCAAGTGCGGCGCTCACCTTGGCCACGTGTTTGACGATGGGCCGAACCCCACGGGCCTGCGCTACTGCATCAATTCGCTTTCGCTTGACCTGGAGAAAAGGGGATAA
- a CDS encoding YHS domain-containing protein yields the protein MPKDPICGMEVSEESKFKSRKGGQTIYFCCPHCKSKFDVDPAKFT from the coding sequence ATGCCAAAAGATCCTATTTGCGGAATGGAAGTGAGCGAAGAATCGAAATTCAAGTCCAGAAAGGGCGGCCAGACGATCTACTTTTGCTGCCCGCATTGCAAGTCCAAGTTTGACGTGGACCCTGCAAAATTTACGTAA